From Staphylococcus delphini, one genomic window encodes:
- a CDS encoding ribose 5-phosphate isomerase A gives MSNKQLKLMTLDEAVSRIEDGMTVGIGTGSTVELLVPKIAELIHEKGYQLIGVCTSERTENQAKSLNIPIAHINDVQHIDIAIDGADEIDPKLNLIKGGGGALFREKVVDTFADRFIVIADQSKLVDYLGQTFKLPVEVDRFNWKQVAQLIEKEFDIEVTRRMVEDTPFITDNGNYILDCALNREIDPYLVHEFLIHLVGVLETGYFLDTVEEAIVGTEQGVKLIKLSDIK, from the coding sequence ATGAGTAATAAACAACTTAAACTAATGACGCTAGATGAAGCTGTCAGTCGTATTGAAGACGGCATGACGGTTGGGATTGGCACAGGCAGTACAGTAGAGTTACTTGTGCCTAAAATTGCGGAATTGATTCATGAAAAGGGGTATCAATTGATTGGTGTGTGCACATCAGAACGCACGGAAAATCAAGCGAAATCATTGAACATTCCGATTGCACATATTAACGACGTACAACATATTGATATCGCGATAGATGGTGCTGACGAAATCGATCCAAAACTGAACTTAATTAAAGGTGGCGGCGGTGCATTGTTCCGTGAAAAAGTCGTGGACACTTTCGCTGACCGATTTATCGTCATTGCCGACCAATCGAAACTGGTCGATTATTTAGGTCAAACTTTTAAATTGCCAGTTGAAGTAGACCGCTTTAATTGGAAACAAGTGGCACAGTTAATCGAAAAAGAATTCGATATTGAAGTGACACGTCGAATGGTGGAAGATACACCGTTTATTACAGATAACGGCAACTATATTTTAGATTGTGCTTTGAATCGAGAAATTGATCCGTATCTGGTGCATGAGTTTTTAATTCATCTCGTTGGTGTATTGGAGACAGGTTACTTTTTAGATACAGTAGAAGAAGCTATCGTAGGTACGGAACAAGGTGTGAAACTGATTAAACTGTCAGATATTAAATAA